In the genome of Streptomyces globosus, one region contains:
- a CDS encoding DUF6230 family protein: MSSQVRGGTRWKRFALVMVPSIAATAAVGVGLSQGALAASFAVSGQDFKVTADKLDGDNLIQYGGIAEGHDLKGNPAHHPVTISGFSHAEITNMCQSLVTPTPLGNITLQLRTGHKGKPAVADNIYLDVAELDTDAEFTNLDIGVAVGDDSHKTKPQAGTVTNKYAFSQRADKAVLTKVRQKAWATTAGTFKLPDLKLRLMGGDQPCYQDEK; this comes from the coding sequence ATGAGTTCTCAGGTTCGTGGCGGGACCAGATGGAAGCGCTTCGCGCTCGTCATGGTGCCGAGCATCGCGGCCACTGCCGCGGTCGGCGTGGGCCTGTCCCAGGGCGCCCTGGCGGCGTCCTTCGCCGTCTCCGGCCAGGACTTCAAGGTCACGGCCGACAAGCTGGACGGTGACAACCTGATCCAGTACGGCGGCATCGCCGAGGGGCACGACCTCAAGGGCAACCCGGCGCACCACCCGGTCACCATCTCCGGGTTCAGCCACGCCGAGATCACCAACATGTGCCAGTCGCTGGTCACGCCGACCCCGCTCGGCAACATCACGCTCCAGCTCCGCACCGGCCACAAGGGCAAGCCGGCCGTCGCGGACAACATCTACCTGGACGTCGCGGAGCTCGACACCGACGCCGAGTTCACGAACCTCGACATCGGCGTCGCGGTCGGCGACGACAGCCACAAGACCAAGCCGCAGGCCGGCACGGTCACCAACAAGTACGCGTTCTCGCAGCGCGCCGACAAGGCGGTCCTGACCAAGGTCCGCCAGAAGGCGTGGGCGACGACGGCGGGCACCTTCAAGCTGCCCGACCTGAAGCTGCGCCTCATGGGCGGCGACCAGCCGTGCTACCAGGACGAGAAGTAG
- a CDS encoding DUF6114 domain-containing protein — MTPQAPVYERAADDAWLTAVYYRFHAWSGRRPFWAGLFTLLGGIPIVYFPYADMRLGNVTIAMATTTGSGSLIIGVLLVTLGLTLWFQQGVRVFAGVAAILLALVSLPVSNLGGFFVGFIFAMVGGALALSWAPGIPADEEAGAAGAAGRAQAPRIGPQGVPAPYGTETEYATETTAHADGGRNSAG, encoded by the coding sequence ATGACCCCCCAGGCCCCGGTCTACGAACGCGCCGCCGATGACGCTTGGCTCACCGCGGTGTACTACCGCTTCCACGCCTGGAGCGGTCGCCGACCCTTCTGGGCCGGGCTGTTCACGCTCCTCGGCGGTATTCCGATCGTCTACTTCCCGTACGCGGACATGCGGCTCGGCAACGTCACCATCGCGATGGCGACGACGACAGGCTCGGGCTCGCTGATCATCGGCGTCCTGCTCGTCACGCTCGGCCTGACGCTGTGGTTCCAGCAGGGCGTCCGCGTCTTCGCCGGCGTCGCCGCGATCCTGCTGGCCCTGGTGTCGCTGCCGGTCTCCAACCTCGGCGGCTTCTTCGTCGGCTTCATCTTCGCGATGGTCGGCGGCGCGCTGGCACTGTCCTGGGCGCCGGGGATCCCCGCGGACGAGGAGGCCGGCGCGGCGGGTGCCGCCGGCAGGGCCCAGGCCCCGCGGATCGGGCCGCAGGGCGTCCCCGCCCCGTACGGAACGGAAACGGAGTACGCGACCGAGACCACTGCCCACGCCGACGGCGGGAGGAACAGTGCGGGGTGA
- the pyk gene encoding pyruvate kinase has product MRRSKIVCTLGPAVDSYEQLKALMEAGMNVARFNFSHGSQAEHQERYDRVRKVSEDTGRAVGVLADLQGPKIRLETFAEGPVELVRGDEFTITTEDVPGDKSVCGTTYKGLPGDVAKGDQVLINDGNVELRVIEVDGPRVRTIVIEGGVISDHKGINLPGAAVNVPALSEKDVDDLRFALRMGCDMVALSFVRDADDVKDVHRVMDEEGRRVPVIAKVEKPQAVENMEAVVAAFDAVMVARGDLAVEYPLEKVPMVQKRLIEMCRRNAKPVIVATQMMESMITNSRPTRAEASDVANAILDGADAVMLSAESSVGAYPIETVKTMSKIVAAAEEELLAKGLQPLVPGKKPRTQGGSVARAACEIADFLDGKALVAFTQSGDTARRLSRYRAVQPIVAFTTDVNTRNQLTLSWGVDSYVVPHVDTTDAMVDLVDSEMVKLGRYNAGDTMIITAGSPPGVPGTTNMVRVHHLGGPNLA; this is encoded by the coding sequence ATGCGCCGTTCCAAAATCGTCTGCACGCTGGGCCCCGCCGTCGACTCCTATGAGCAGCTGAAAGCGCTCATGGAGGCCGGTATGAACGTGGCCCGTTTCAACTTCAGCCACGGGTCCCAGGCAGAGCACCAGGAGCGGTACGACCGCGTCCGCAAGGTGTCCGAGGACACCGGGCGGGCGGTCGGCGTCCTCGCCGACCTCCAGGGCCCCAAGATCCGCCTGGAGACCTTCGCCGAGGGCCCGGTCGAGCTGGTGCGCGGTGACGAGTTCACCATCACCACCGAGGACGTCCCGGGCGACAAGTCCGTCTGCGGCACCACGTACAAGGGGCTGCCGGGCGACGTCGCCAAGGGCGACCAGGTCCTGATCAACGACGGCAACGTCGAGCTGCGCGTGATCGAGGTCGACGGCCCGCGGGTGCGGACCATCGTCATCGAGGGCGGCGTGATCTCCGACCACAAGGGCATCAACCTGCCGGGTGCCGCCGTCAACGTCCCCGCCCTGTCGGAGAAGGACGTCGACGACCTGCGCTTCGCGCTGCGGATGGGCTGCGACATGGTCGCCCTGTCCTTCGTCCGCGACGCCGACGACGTCAAGGACGTCCACCGCGTGATGGACGAGGAGGGCCGCCGGGTCCCCGTCATCGCCAAGGTGGAGAAGCCGCAGGCGGTGGAGAACATGGAGGCCGTCGTCGCGGCCTTCGACGCGGTCATGGTGGCCCGCGGCGACCTGGCGGTCGAGTACCCCCTCGAAAAGGTCCCGATGGTCCAGAAGCGGCTCATCGAGATGTGCCGCCGCAACGCCAAGCCGGTGATCGTCGCGACCCAGATGATGGAGTCGATGATCACCAACTCCCGCCCGACCCGCGCCGAGGCCTCCGACGTGGCCAACGCGATCCTCGACGGCGCCGACGCGGTCATGCTGTCGGCGGAGTCCTCGGTGGGCGCCTACCCGATCGAGACCGTCAAGACGATGTCGAAGATCGTCGCGGCGGCCGAGGAGGAACTGCTCGCCAAGGGCCTGCAGCCGCTGGTCCCGGGCAAGAAGCCGCGTACGCAGGGCGGCTCGGTCGCCCGCGCGGCCTGCGAGATCGCCGACTTCCTCGACGGGAAGGCGCTGGTCGCCTTCACGCAGTCCGGCGACACCGCCCGCCGCCTCTCGCGCTACCGCGCGGTCCAGCCGATCGTCGCGTTCACCACGGACGTCAACACCCGCAACCAGCTCACGCTGAGCTGGGGCGTCGACTCGTACGTCGTCCCGCACGTGGACACCACCGACGCCATGGTCGACCTGGTGGACTCCGAGATGGTCAAGCTCGGCCGCTACAACGCCGGCGACACGATGATCATCACGGCGGGCTCCCCGCCCGGCGTCCCCGGCACGACGAACATGGTCCGAGTCCACCACCTGGGCGGCCCGAACCTGGCCTGA
- a CDS encoding acetate kinase — translation MTTASRVLVLNSGSSSVKYQLLDMAGPTRLAAGLVERIGEGTSRLVHEPLAGPAAGGGRRERTGAIGDHREALEAVAAELAADGTGLDSPELAAVGHRVVHGGTRFTEPTVIDDEVLAEIRSLIPLAPLHNPANVTGIEVARALRADVPQVAVFDTAFHATMPEHAARYAIDAATADRYAIRRYGFHGTSHAYVSRAAAKLLGRPVADVNVIVLHLGNGASASAVRGGVCVETSMGLTPLEGLVMGTRSGDLDPAVVFHLARVGGLSVDEIDSLLNKKSGLLGLCGDNDMREVLRRAGDGDESARLAFAAYVHRLKKYVGAYTAVLGRVDALVFTAGVGENAHQVRQAVVDGLAGLGLAVDPQANAVRSPEPRVVSPAGARVAVAVVPTDEELEIARQAYALVAR, via the coding sequence GTGACCACCGCATCCCGCGTCCTCGTCCTCAACTCCGGCTCCTCGTCGGTGAAGTACCAGCTGCTCGACATGGCCGGCCCGACCCGGCTCGCCGCCGGCCTCGTGGAGCGGATCGGGGAGGGAACCTCCCGGCTGGTCCACGAGCCGCTGGCCGGACCGGCCGCCGGGGGCGGCAGGCGCGAGCGGACCGGGGCGATCGGCGACCACCGGGAGGCGCTGGAGGCGGTCGCCGCGGAGCTCGCCGCCGACGGGACGGGCCTGGACTCCCCCGAGCTGGCGGCCGTCGGGCACCGCGTGGTGCACGGCGGGACCCGCTTCACCGAGCCGACCGTGATCGACGACGAGGTACTGGCGGAGATCCGCAGCCTGATCCCGCTGGCCCCGCTGCACAACCCGGCGAACGTCACGGGCATCGAGGTGGCGCGCGCCCTGCGGGCGGACGTCCCGCAGGTGGCGGTCTTCGACACGGCCTTCCACGCGACGATGCCGGAGCACGCGGCCCGCTACGCGATCGACGCGGCGACGGCGGACCGGTACGCGATCCGCCGGTACGGCTTCCACGGCACCTCGCATGCGTACGTGTCGCGGGCCGCGGCCAAGCTCCTCGGCCGGCCGGTCGCGGACGTCAACGTGATCGTGCTGCACCTGGGCAACGGCGCCTCGGCGTCGGCGGTGCGCGGCGGGGTGTGCGTGGAGACGTCGATGGGCCTGACGCCGCTGGAGGGCCTGGTCATGGGCACCCGTTCGGGCGATCTGGACCCGGCGGTGGTCTTCCACCTGGCACGGGTGGGGGGCCTGTCGGTGGACGAGATCGACTCGCTCCTGAACAAGAAGAGCGGTCTGCTGGGGCTGTGCGGCGACAACGACATGCGCGAGGTGCTGCGGCGGGCGGGCGACGGCGACGAGTCGGCGCGGCTCGCGTTCGCGGCGTACGTCCACCGGCTGAAGAAGTACGTCGGCGCGTACACCGCGGTGCTCGGCCGGGTGGACGCGCTCGTGTTCACCGCCGGGGTCGGCGAGAACGCCCACCAGGTGCGCCAGGCCGTGGTGGACGGCCTGGCGGGGCTCGGCCTGGCCGTGGACCCGCAGGCCAACGCCGTACGGTCGCCTGAGCCGCGGGTGGTCTCCCCGGCGGGCGCCCGCGTGGCGGTGGCCGTGGTCCCGACGGACGAGGAGCTGGAGATCGCGAGGCAGGCCTACGCGCTGGTAGCTCGGTAG
- the pta gene encoding phosphate acetyltransferase codes for MTRSVYVTGIDRSDGRQVVELGIMELLTRQTARVGVYRPLLHDAPDRLFELLRSRYRIDQDASTAYGMEYREASAVLAEKGTDELVSRLVDRFHRAARDYEVMLVLGTDYAETNLPDELALNARLANELGAVVVPVVGGTRRAADEVRAEARNAYRAYESLGCEVVAMVVNRVAAEDRDAIAERLAARLPVPCYVLPDDKSLAAPTVAQITRALGGEVLLGDDAGLARDALDFVFGGAMLPNFLGALTPGCLVVTPGDRSDLVIGALAAHSSGTPPIAGVLLTLNERPGPDVLALASKLAPGTPVVSVAGNSFPTAAELFELQSRLNSATPRKLETALGLFERHVDTAELRGLLSVARSERVTPMMFEHELLERARADRRRVVLPEGTEERVLRAADVLLRRGVCDLTLLGEEQAILKRAADLGVDVSGAQLIDPAASPLRERFAEFYAQARAHKGMTVELAADVVTDANYFGTLMVQQGLADGMVSGSVHSTAATIRPAFEIIKTKPEAAIVSSVFFMCLADQVLVYGDCAVNPDPDAEQLADIAIQSAATAAAFGVEPRIAMLSYSTGTSGRGADVDKVRKATEIVRARRPDLAVEGPIQYDAAVEPSVAATKLPGSEVAGRATVLIFPDLNTGNNTYKAVQRSAGAVAVGPVLQGLRKPVNDLSRGALVQDIVTTVAITAIQAQGSAVPTA; via the coding sequence GTGACGCGCAGCGTGTACGTGACCGGTATCGACCGGAGCGACGGCCGCCAGGTCGTCGAGCTGGGGATCATGGAACTGCTGACGCGCCAGACGGCGCGGGTCGGCGTCTACCGGCCGCTCCTGCACGACGCGCCGGACCGGCTCTTCGAACTGCTCCGCTCCCGCTACCGGATCGACCAGGACGCCTCGACCGCGTACGGCATGGAGTACCGCGAGGCCTCCGCGGTCCTGGCCGAGAAGGGCACCGACGAGCTGGTCTCCCGGCTCGTCGACCGCTTCCACCGGGCGGCCCGGGACTACGAGGTGATGCTCGTCCTCGGCACCGACTACGCCGAGACGAACCTCCCCGACGAACTGGCCCTCAACGCCCGCCTCGCGAACGAGCTCGGCGCGGTCGTCGTACCCGTCGTCGGCGGCACCCGGCGCGCCGCCGACGAGGTCCGCGCCGAGGCCCGCAACGCCTACCGGGCGTACGAGAGCCTGGGCTGCGAGGTCGTGGCGATGGTGGTCAACCGGGTGGCCGCCGAGGACCGGGACGCCATCGCCGAACGGCTGGCCGCCCGCCTGCCCGTGCCCTGCTACGTCCTGCCCGACGACAAGTCGCTGGCCGCCCCGACGGTCGCCCAGATCACCCGGGCGCTCGGCGGCGAGGTGCTCCTCGGCGACGACGCCGGGCTGGCCCGCGACGCGCTCGACTTCGTCTTCGGCGGTGCGATGCTGCCGAACTTCCTCGGCGCCCTGACGCCCGGCTGCCTCGTCGTCACCCCCGGCGACCGCTCCGACCTGGTCATCGGCGCGCTCGCCGCGCACTCCTCCGGCACCCCGCCGATCGCCGGCGTCCTGCTCACCCTGAACGAGCGGCCCGGCCCCGACGTGCTCGCCCTCGCCTCGAAGCTCGCGCCGGGCACCCCCGTGGTGTCGGTGGCCGGCAACAGCTTCCCGACCGCCGCCGAGCTGTTCGAGCTCCAGAGCCGGCTGAACTCCGCGACCCCGCGCAAGCTGGAGACCGCGCTCGGCCTGTTCGAACGGCACGTGGACACCGCCGAGCTGCGCGGACTGCTGTCGGTGGCCCGCTCCGAGCGCGTCACGCCGATGATGTTCGAACACGAGCTGCTGGAGCGGGCGCGCGCCGACCGCCGCCGCGTCGTGCTGCCGGAGGGCACCGAGGAGCGCGTCCTGCGCGCCGCCGACGTGCTGCTGCGCCGCGGGGTCTGCGACCTGACCCTGCTGGGCGAGGAGCAGGCGATCCTGAAGCGGGCCGCCGACCTCGGCGTGGACGTGTCGGGGGCGCAGCTCATCGACCCGGCCGCCTCCCCGCTGCGGGAGCGCTTCGCCGAGTTCTACGCGCAGGCACGCGCCCACAAGGGCATGACGGTCGAGCTCGCGGCCGACGTGGTGACGGACGCCAACTACTTCGGCACGCTGATGGTCCAGCAGGGGCTGGCCGACGGCATGGTGTCGGGGTCGGTGCACTCGACCGCCGCGACCATCCGCCCCGCCTTCGAGATCATCAAGACGAAGCCGGAGGCGGCGATCGTCTCCTCCGTCTTCTTCATGTGCCTGGCCGACCAGGTGCTGGTGTACGGCGACTGCGCGGTCAACCCGGACCCGGACGCCGAGCAGCTCGCCGACATCGCCATCCAGTCCGCGGCGACCGCGGCGGCCTTCGGCGTCGAGCCGCGGATCGCCATGCTCTCGTACTCGACGGGCACCTCCGGCCGCGGCGCGGACGTCGACAAGGTCCGCAAGGCCACCGAGATCGTCCGGGCCCGGCGCCCCGACCTGGCCGTCGAGGGGCCCATCCAGTACGACGCCGCCGTCGAGCCGTCGGTCGCCGCGACGAAGCTGCCCGGGTCGGAGGTCGCCGGCCGGGCGACCGTGCTGATCTTCCCCGACCTCAACACCGGCAACAACACGTACAAGGCCGTGCAGCGCTCGGCGGGCGCCGTCGCGGTCGGCCCGGTCCTCCAGGGCCTGCGCAAGCCGGTGAACGACCTCTCGCGCGGCGCGCTCGTCCAGGACATCGTCACGACCGTCGCGATCACCGCCATCCAGGCGCAGGGGTCCGCGGTGCCGACGGCCTGA
- a CDS encoding ATP-dependent 6-phosphofructokinase has product MRIGVLTAGGDCPGLNAVIRSVVHRALVGHGDEVIGFEDGFKGLLDGHHRPLDINAVSGILARGGTILGSARMERARLHEAAENANELARRYGLDALIPIGGEGTLTASRMLADAGMPVVGVPKTIDNDISATDRTFGFDTAVTVATEAMDRLKTTAESHQRVMVVEVMGRHAGWIALESGMAGGAHGICLPERPFQVDDLVKMVEERFSRGKKFAVVCVAEGAHPAAGSMPYERGEIDQYGHERFAGIGNRLAVELENRLGKEARPVILGHVQRGGVPTAYDRVLATRFGWHAVEAVHRGDFGNMTALRGTEIVMAPLAAAVAELKTVPEHRMSEAESVF; this is encoded by the coding sequence ATGCGCATCGGAGTCCTCACAGCGGGAGGCGACTGCCCCGGCCTGAACGCCGTCATCCGGTCGGTCGTCCACCGTGCCCTGGTGGGGCACGGGGACGAGGTCATCGGCTTCGAGGACGGCTTCAAGGGCCTGCTGGACGGCCACCACCGCCCCCTCGACATCAACGCCGTCAGCGGCATCCTCGCCCGCGGCGGCACCATCCTCGGCTCGGCCCGCATGGAGCGCGCCCGCCTGCACGAGGCCGCCGAGAACGCCAACGAGCTCGCCCGCCGGTACGGCCTCGACGCGCTCATCCCGATCGGCGGCGAGGGCACCCTGACCGCCTCCCGGATGCTGGCCGACGCCGGGATGCCGGTCGTCGGCGTTCCGAAGACCATCGACAACGACATCTCCGCCACGGACCGCACCTTCGGCTTCGACACCGCCGTCACCGTCGCCACCGAGGCCATGGACCGCCTCAAGACCACCGCCGAGTCCCACCAGCGCGTCATGGTCGTCGAGGTCATGGGCCGGCACGCGGGCTGGATCGCCCTGGAGTCCGGCATGGCCGGCGGCGCGCACGGCATCTGCCTGCCCGAGCGGCCCTTCCAGGTCGACGACCTGGTGAAGATGGTGGAGGAGCGCTTCTCGCGGGGCAAGAAGTTCGCCGTCGTCTGCGTCGCCGAGGGGGCCCACCCGGCCGCCGGCTCCATGCCGTACGAGCGGGGCGAGATCGACCAGTACGGCCACGAGCGCTTCGCCGGCATCGGCAACCGGCTCGCCGTCGAGCTGGAGAACCGCCTCGGGAAGGAGGCCCGCCCGGTCATCCTCGGCCACGTCCAGCGCGGCGGCGTCCCCACCGCGTACGACCGGGTGCTGGCGACCCGCTTCGGCTGGCACGCCGTGGAGGCCGTCCACCGCGGGGACTTCGGCAACATGACCGCCCTGCGCGGCACGGAGATCGTGATGGCCCCGCTCGCGGCGGCCGTCGCGGAGCTGAAGACCGTCCCCGAGCACCGCATGTCCGAGGCCGAGTCCGTCTTCTGA
- a CDS encoding helix-turn-helix domain-containing protein, producing the protein MCPVQSSPPFNAPAARRLRAALGMAPGHVSYGLRAQYGLIVEPETVMAWERGELTPTAAELTALAGVLWCSPGELLSEPVTLREHRMARGMSPDELARRIGLDTGSYRKMEDAGRWKGNERQSVALAQVLGLTLAQFIAATGKQEELAEILRSAVTTRWQAHAKPLAKLLPVPREHLEPVLERLHADYQSAMVATLGWGGAGGAGDGGREFLAGIVDRFWAYASGTR; encoded by the coding sequence GTGTGCCCTGTGCAATCCAGCCCACCCTTCAATGCCCCCGCCGCGCGGCGCCTGCGCGCGGCCCTGGGCATGGCGCCCGGCCACGTCTCCTACGGCCTGCGCGCCCAGTACGGACTGATCGTCGAGCCGGAGACGGTGATGGCCTGGGAGCGCGGCGAGCTCACGCCGACGGCCGCCGAGCTCACGGCCCTGGCCGGCGTGCTGTGGTGCTCGCCCGGCGAACTGCTGTCCGAGCCGGTGACCCTGCGGGAGCACCGGATGGCCCGCGGCATGTCCCCGGACGAGCTGGCCCGGCGGATCGGGCTCGACACGGGCTCGTACCGGAAGATGGAGGACGCCGGCCGCTGGAAGGGCAACGAGCGGCAGTCGGTGGCCCTGGCCCAGGTCCTCGGTCTGACACTGGCCCAGTTCATCGCCGCGACCGGCAAGCAGGAGGAGCTCGCGGAGATCCTGCGCAGCGCGGTCACCACGCGCTGGCAGGCCCACGCCAAGCCGCTGGCCAAGCTGCTGCCGGTGCCGCGGGAGCACCTGGAGCCCGTACTGGAGCGGCTGCACGCCGACTACCAGTCCGCCATGGTCGCCACCCTCGGATGGGGCGGCGCCGGCGGGGCGGGCGACGGCGGGCGGGAGTTCCTCGCCGGCATCGTGGACCGCTTCTGGGCGTACGCGTCCGGTACGCGGTGA
- a CDS encoding MerR family transcriptional regulator, producing MRIGELAELAGTSTRTLRYYESRGLLSSRRAPNGYRTYDEDDLRLLRQIRTLQDFGFDLEETRPFVECLRAGHPAGDACPASLAVYRRKLAELDGLIGRLADVRDQVARQLAEAERAAGPEAVPRCESTP from the coding sequence ATGCGCATCGGCGAACTGGCGGAGCTGGCCGGCACCAGCACACGGACCCTGCGGTACTACGAGTCGCGCGGACTGCTCTCCTCCAGGAGGGCGCCCAACGGCTACCGCACCTATGACGAGGACGACCTGCGGCTGCTGCGCCAGATCCGCACCCTCCAGGACTTCGGCTTCGACCTGGAGGAGACCCGCCCGTTCGTCGAGTGCCTGCGCGCCGGCCACCCGGCCGGCGACGCCTGCCCCGCCTCCCTGGCCGTCTACCGGCGCAAGCTCGCCGAACTCGACGGCCTCATCGGCCGGCTGGCCGACGTACGCGACCAGGTGGCCCGGCAGCTCGCCGAAGCCGAGCGCGCTGCGGGCCCGGAGGCCGTCCCGCGCTGCGAGAGCACGCCCTGA
- a CDS encoding thioredoxin family protein, with amino-acid sequence MTRAAGVAQVTDADFEEEVVGERERPVLVEFTADWCGPCRQLAPVLSALAAEEGHRLKVVQIDTDRNPSTVVRYGVLSAPTMLVFRGGEPVLQIVGARAKRRLLQQLDGVLEQAATA; translated from the coding sequence GTGACACGAGCCGCAGGTGTGGCCCAGGTGACGGACGCGGACTTCGAGGAGGAGGTGGTGGGCGAGCGGGAACGCCCCGTCCTGGTGGAGTTCACCGCCGACTGGTGCGGCCCCTGCCGGCAGCTCGCACCCGTGCTGTCCGCCCTCGCCGCCGAGGAGGGCCACCGCCTGAAGGTCGTGCAGATCGACACGGACCGCAACCCCTCCACCGTCGTCCGGTACGGGGTGCTGTCCGCGCCGACCATGCTGGTCTTCCGCGGCGGGGAGCCCGTCCTGCAGATCGTCGGCGCCCGTGCCAAGCGCCGCCTGCTCCAGCAGCTCGACGGCGTCCTGGAGCAGGCGGCCACGGCCTAG
- the glgB gene encoding 1,4-alpha-glucan branching enzyme has protein sequence MSAARQPSPTVREEAAAPPAAAAAPAPPEPARAARPARTPRTPGARRAAPARGVQPAPALDAGERDRLLQGRHHDPHAVLGAHAQRGGVVFRVLRPYAKAVTVVAKGLRAELHSDGDGLFSGLLPLGEVPDYRLLVAYDGTETEVHDPYRFLPALGDFDLHLIGEGRHEELWTALGARPMEHQGVAGTRFTVWAPNAQGVRVTGDFSYWNPVAQPMRSLGSSGVWELFLPGVGEGALYKYEIAGPDGGHTLRADPMAQHAEVPPATASVVTASRHVWGDAEWMASRGRRPVHQAPFSVYEVHLPSWRPGLSYRELAEQLPPYVKELGFTHVELMPVAEHPFGGSWGYQVTGYYAPTSRMGGPDDFRALVDALHQAGIGVILDWVPAHFPRDEWALARFDGRPLYEHEDPRRAEHPDWGTLEFDYGRKEVRNFLVANAVYWCQEFHVDGLRVDAVASMLYLDYSRGEGEWAPNEHGGRENWDAVAMLQEMNATVYRRCPGVVTIAEESTAWNGVTRPTDSGGLGFGLKWNMGWMHDTLRYVSKEPVHRKYHHHDMTFGMVYAYSENYVLPISHDEVVHGKQALVSKMPGDWWQQRAGHRAYLGYMWAHPGKQLLFMGQEFAQGAEWSEAHGPDWWLLDPAYSAAGDHQGVRTLVRDLNREYAAAPALWERDSVPEGFAWVESDAADDNVFAFLRYAHDGSPLLCVSNFSPVVRHGYRLGVPEEVPAWREVLNTDLPEYGGSGLRRTGPLLPERVPAQGRPASLVLTLPPLATVWFRP, from the coding sequence GTGAGCGCCGCACGACAGCCGTCACCGACCGTCCGCGAGGAAGCCGCAGCACCGCCCGCAGCAGCGGCGGCCCCCGCCCCGCCGGAACCCGCCCGCGCGGCGCGCCCGGCCCGCACCCCCCGCACCCCCGGGGCCCGCCGGGCCGCACCGGCCCGCGGCGTGCAGCCCGCACCGGCGCTCGACGCCGGGGAGCGGGACCGGCTGCTCCAGGGCCGCCACCACGACCCGCACGCGGTGCTGGGCGCCCACGCCCAGCGGGGCGGGGTGGTGTTCCGGGTGCTGCGGCCGTACGCCAAGGCCGTCACCGTCGTGGCCAAGGGGCTGCGCGCAGAGCTCCACTCCGACGGCGACGGCCTCTTCTCCGGGCTCCTCCCCCTCGGCGAGGTTCCCGACTACCGGCTGCTGGTCGCCTACGACGGCACCGAGACCGAGGTCCACGACCCCTACCGGTTCCTGCCCGCGCTCGGCGACTTCGACCTGCACCTGATCGGCGAGGGCCGGCACGAGGAGCTGTGGACGGCGCTCGGCGCCCGCCCCATGGAGCACCAGGGCGTCGCCGGCACCCGCTTCACCGTGTGGGCGCCCAACGCCCAGGGGGTCCGCGTCACCGGCGACTTCTCCTACTGGAACCCGGTCGCCCAGCCGATGCGCTCCCTCGGCTCGTCCGGCGTGTGGGAGCTGTTCCTGCCGGGCGTCGGCGAGGGGGCCCTGTACAAGTACGAGATCGCCGGGCCCGACGGCGGCCACACGCTGCGCGCCGACCCGATGGCGCAGCACGCGGAGGTCCCGCCGGCCACCGCCTCCGTGGTCACCGCCTCCCGCCACGTCTGGGGCGATGCGGAGTGGATGGCCTCGCGCGGGCGGCGCCCGGTGCACCAGGCCCCGTTCTCGGTGTACGAGGTGCACCTGCCGTCGTGGCGGCCGGGGCTGTCGTACCGGGAGCTGGCCGAGCAGCTCCCGCCGTACGTCAAGGAGCTGGGCTTCACGCACGTGGAGCTGATGCCGGTCGCCGAGCACCCCTTCGGCGGCTCGTGGGGCTACCAGGTGACCGGCTACTACGCGCCGACCTCGCGGATGGGCGGCCCGGACGACTTCCGGGCGCTGGTGGACGCGCTGCACCAGGCCGGGATCGGGGTGATCCTCGACTGGGTGCCGGCGCACTTCCCGCGCGACGAGTGGGCGCTCGCCCGGTTCGACGGGCGGCCCCTGTACGAGCACGAGGACCCGCGGCGGGCGGAGCACCCGGACTGGGGGACGCTGGAGTTCGACTACGGGCGCAAGGAGGTCCGCAACTTCCTCGTCGCCAACGCGGTGTACTGGTGCCAGGAGTTCCACGTCGACGGGCTGCGGGTCGACGCGGTCGCGTCGATGCTGTACCTGGACTACTCGCGCGGCGAGGGCGAGTGGGCGCCGAACGAGCACGGCGGGCGGGAGAACTGGGACGCCGTCGCGATGCTCCAGGAGATGAACGCGACGGTGTACCGGCGCTGCCCCGGGGTCGTGACGATCGCGGAGGAGTCCACCGCCTGGAACGGGGTGACGCGGCCCACCGACTCCGGCGGCCTCGGCTTCGGCCTGAAGTGGAACATGGGCTGGATGCACGACACGCTGCGGTACGTCTCGAAGGAGCCGGTGCACCGCAAGTACCACCACCACGACATGACCTTCGGGATGGTGTACGCGTACAGCGAGAACTACGTGCTGCCCATCTCGCACGACGAGGTGGTGCACGGCAAGCAGGCGCTGGTGTCGAAGATGCCGGGCGACTGGTGGCAGCAGCGGGCGGGGCACCGGGCCTACCTCGGCTACATGTGGGCGCACCCCGGCAAGCAGCTGCTGTTCATGGGGCAGGAGTTCGCCCAGGGCGCCGAGTGGTCGGAGGCGCACGGCCCGGACTGGTGGCTGCTGGACCCGGCCTACTCGGCGGCCGGGGACCACCAGGGCGTGCGGACGCTGGTGCGCGACCTGAACCGGGAGTACGCCGCGGCGCCCGCGCTGTGGGAGCGGGACAGTGTCCCGGAGGGCTTCGCGTGGGTGGAGTCGGACGCCGCGGACGACAACGTCTTCGCGTTCCTGCGGTACGCGCACGACGGCTCGCCGCTGCTGTGCGTGTCGAACTTCTCGCCGGTGGTGCGGCACGGCTACCGGCTCGGCGTCCCGGAGGAGGTGCCTGCCTGGCGGGAGGTCCTCAACACGGACCTGCCGGAGTACGGCGGCAGCGGCCTGCGCCGCACAGGGCCGCTGCTGCCCGAGCGGGTGCCGGCGCAGGGCCGCCCGGCGAGCCTGGTCCTGACCCTCCCGCCGCTGGCGACGGTCTGGTTCCGCCCCTAG